A single region of the Paraburkholderia sp. SOS3 genome encodes:
- a CDS encoding RebB family R body protein: MSFPTSVNDQITDAVTQSNVKVLGESPAMAIGSLYQTMAHSTGILFENAVSSQQQQNTLTQAASNMGVMQIYSMDTMAGAAGTEKVSQAGVADNLTSLLTVLQSFRR, from the coding sequence ATGTCTTTCCCGACTTCTGTCAACGATCAGATCACCGACGCTGTTACGCAATCGAACGTCAAGGTGCTCGGCGAATCGCCGGCCATGGCGATCGGTTCGCTGTATCAGACGATGGCCCATTCGACGGGCATCCTGTTCGAAAACGCCGTGTCGTCCCAACAGCAGCAGAACACGCTGACGCAGGCCGCTTCGAACATGGGCGTGATGCAGATCTACAGCATGGACACGATGGCCGGCGCCGCGGGCACCGAGAAGGTCTCGCAGGCGGGCGTCGCCGACAACCTGACGAGCCTGCTCACGGTCCTGCAGTCGTTCCGCCGCTGA
- a CDS encoding RebB family R body protein, whose product MTFPTSVNNQITDAVTQSNVKVLGEAPAMAMGSIYQTMAHSTGILFQNAVSAQQQQNTLAQAAANQGVMQIYSMNTMAGAAATEKVSQAGIADNLTSLLTVLQSFRNP is encoded by the coding sequence ATGACTTTTCCAACGTCCGTCAACAACCAGATCACCGACGCCGTCACGCAATCGAACGTGAAGGTGCTCGGCGAAGCCCCGGCGATGGCGATGGGCTCGATCTATCAGACGATGGCGCATTCCACCGGCATTCTGTTCCAGAATGCGGTGTCGGCGCAGCAGCAACAAAACACGCTTGCGCAGGCCGCGGCCAATCAGGGCGTGATGCAGATCTACAGCATGAATACGATGGCGGGCGCCGCCGCCACCGAAAAGGTTTCGCAGGCCGGCATCGCCGACAATCTGACGAGCCTGCTCACCGTGCTGCAAAGCTTCCGGAACCCCTGA
- a CDS encoding FAD assembly factor SdhE: MDESSHQSDPLRRARLRWRARRGLLENDLIFERFFSRYERDLSDADVGALTRLLELSDNDLMDLLLARKEPEGDLADPDVRRVLDMLRTA; encoded by the coding sequence ATGGACGAATCATCGCATCAGTCCGACCCTCTTCGCCGCGCGCGCTTACGCTGGCGCGCACGGCGCGGCCTGCTGGAAAACGATCTGATCTTCGAACGTTTTTTCAGCCGATATGAGCGTGATCTCAGTGATGCGGACGTAGGCGCACTGACGCGCCTGCTCGAACTGAGCGATAACGACCTGATGGACTTGCTGCTCGCCCGCAAGGAACCAGAAGGCGACCTGGCCGACCCGGACGTCAGACGGGTCCTCGACATGTTGCGTACGGCTTAG
- a CDS encoding Crp/Fnr family transcriptional regulator, whose protein sequence is MSTVTYAEALRSTPLLQGLPDKLILHIEDHAAPWPACRNRLLFFKGDPEDFIAFVHRGHIYHTLHEPGGREIILDYTLAGGIVGESALLHPRRRSFNAQLSADCQVSLLRARHFAELQADAVFMQRIHEQLCSRLQQLSDFVESACLYRLEARVARHLLTRMEGADQPEVRLPGNQSIMAAMLNVSRPRLNSLLQRWQREGLIRPHAHMLRIDNPERLRHIAAAQ, encoded by the coding sequence ATGTCAACCGTCACCTATGCCGAAGCGCTCCGGTCCACTCCGCTGCTTCAGGGACTGCCGGACAAACTCATCCTGCATATCGAAGACCACGCCGCGCCGTGGCCGGCATGCCGTAACCGCCTGCTGTTCTTCAAGGGCGATCCCGAGGACTTCATCGCTTTCGTCCACCGTGGCCACATCTATCACACGCTGCACGAGCCGGGCGGGCGGGAAATCATCCTCGACTACACGCTCGCGGGCGGCATCGTCGGCGAGAGCGCATTGCTGCATCCGCGCCGGCGCAGCTTCAACGCGCAGTTGAGCGCGGATTGCCAGGTGTCGCTGCTGCGCGCCCGGCACTTTGCCGAACTGCAGGCCGATGCGGTCTTCATGCAACGCATCCATGAGCAGCTATGCAGCCGGCTGCAGCAACTGAGCGACTTCGTCGAGTCGGCATGCCTTTACCGGCTCGAAGCGCGAGTCGCGCGGCACCTGCTCACGCGCATGGAAGGTGCCGATCAGCCCGAAGTCCGGTTACCTGGTAACCAGAGCATCATGGCCGCCATGCTTAACGTAAGCCGGCCGCGGCTCAATTCGCTGCTGCAACGATGGCAGCGCGAAGGCCTGATCAGGCCGCACGCCCATATGCTGCGCATCGATAACCCGGAGCGTTTGCGCCATATCGCCGCCGCGCAATGA
- the gltA gene encoding citrate synthase: MTPSDVKATLSFSDNSPSVEMPIYKGTMGPDVIDIRKLYGQTGKFTYDPGFMSTASCNSAITYIDGDKGELLYRGFPIDNLAQNADFLETCFLLLKGELPNAKEKEEFVKTVTNHTMVHEQMQFFFRGFRRDAHPMAILVAAVGALSAFYHDSLDINNPRHREVSAIRMIAKLPTLVAMAYKYSIGQPFVYPQNNLSYSANFMRMMFSNPCEEYQVNDVLVRALDRILILHADHEQNASTSTVRLAGSSGANPFACIAAGIACLWGPAHGGANEAALNMLEEIGTVDNIPEFIKQVKDKNSGVKLMGFGHRVYKNYDPRAKLMRETCHEVLEELGLHDDPLFKLAMALEKIALEDEYFVSRKLYPNVDFYSGIVQRALGIPTSMFTCIFAMARTVGWIAQWNEMIADPEQKIGRPRQLFVGDTPREAKPIAKR, encoded by the coding sequence ATGACCCCGTCAGATGTTAAAGCCACGCTATCGTTCAGCGACAACTCGCCGAGCGTTGAAATGCCGATCTACAAGGGCACGATGGGCCCGGATGTAATCGACATCCGCAAACTGTACGGTCAGACCGGCAAGTTCACGTACGACCCGGGCTTCATGTCGACGGCATCGTGCAACTCGGCGATCACCTACATCGATGGGGACAAGGGTGAGCTGCTGTATCGCGGTTTCCCGATCGACAACCTCGCGCAGAATGCGGACTTCCTCGAGACCTGTTTCCTGCTGCTGAAGGGCGAACTGCCGAATGCGAAGGAGAAGGAAGAGTTCGTGAAGACCGTCACGAATCACACGATGGTGCACGAGCAGATGCAGTTCTTCTTCCGCGGCTTCCGTCGCGACGCGCACCCGATGGCGATTCTCGTGGCGGCAGTCGGCGCGCTGTCCGCGTTCTATCACGACTCGCTCGACATCAACAATCCGCGTCACCGTGAAGTGTCGGCGATCCGCATGATCGCGAAGCTGCCGACGCTCGTCGCGATGGCGTACAAGTACAGCATCGGTCAGCCGTTCGTTTATCCGCAGAATAACCTGTCGTATAGCGCAAACTTCATGCGCATGATGTTCTCGAATCCGTGCGAAGAGTATCAGGTCAACGACGTGCTCGTGCGCGCGCTCGACCGCATTCTGATCCTGCACGCGGACCACGAGCAGAACGCGTCGACGTCGACGGTGCGTCTGGCCGGTTCTTCGGGTGCGAACCCGTTTGCCTGTATCGCGGCCGGTATTGCCTGCCTGTGGGGCCCGGCGCACGGCGGCGCAAACGAAGCGGCGCTGAACATGCTCGAAGAAATCGGCACGGTGGACAACATCCCCGAATTCATCAAGCAGGTGAAGGACAAGAACTCGGGCGTGAAGCTGATGGGCTTCGGTCACCGTGTGTACAAGAACTACGACCCGCGCGCGAAGCTGATGCGCGAGACGTGCCACGAAGTGCTCGAGGAACTGGGCCTGCACGACGATCCGTTGTTCAAGCTCGCGATGGCGCTCGAGAAGATCGCGCTCGAAGACGAATACTTCGTGTCGCGCAAGCTGTACCCGAACGTCGACTTCTATTCGGGCATCGTGCAGCGCGCGCTTGGCATTCCGACGTCGATGTTCACCTGCATCTTCGCGATGGCGCGTACGGTGGGCTGGATTGCGCAGTGGAACGAGATGATCGCGGATCCGGAGCAGAAGATCGGCCGTCCGCGTCAGTTGTTCGTCGGCGATACGCCGCGCGAAGCGAAGCCGATCGCAAAGCGCTAA
- the sdhC gene encoding succinate dehydrogenase, cytochrome b556 subunit: protein MSEAVKKPRPEFRNIGIGQILTAYRLPLAGRVSILHRVSGALLFIFLPFLLYLFDQSLTSELSFEVFKAFLSNIIVKLITLVLAWAFLFHFCAGIRHLLMDTNHNAVSKEKGKSTSIVVLVVSSVLTIAFALKLFGAF from the coding sequence ATGTCTGAAGCGGTAAAAAAACCGAGGCCGGAATTCCGGAACATCGGTATCGGGCAGATTCTCACGGCGTACCGTCTCCCGCTAGCGGGGCGCGTGTCGATTCTGCATCGTGTGAGCGGTGCACTGCTCTTCATCTTCCTTCCGTTCCTGCTGTACCTCTTCGATCAGAGTCTCACTTCCGAACTCAGCTTCGAAGTCTTCAAGGCCTTTCTCTCCAACATCATCGTCAAGCTGATCACGCTCGTTCTTGCGTGGGCTTTCCTGTTTCACTTCTGCGCCGGTATCCGTCATCTGTTGATGGACACCAACCACAATGCGGTGTCGAAGGAAAAAGGCAAGAGCACGTCGATCGTCGTGCTGGTCGTGTCGTCGGTGCTGACCATCGCGTTCGCGCTGAAACTGTTCGGAGCCTTCTAA
- a CDS encoding extracellular catalytic domain type 2 short-chain-length polyhydroxyalkanoate depolymerase, translating into MRSISAWFRGLAAILLAALTAGAVCAADAPPLPALAADPAQTTVSGLSSGAFMSAQFSVAYSASVAGAGIVAGGPFYCAGLGRLNGPERFLSTAVTLCMTPAGPGPSGAEAFKAAQRFAAEGAIDPVQNIKRQRLYIFTGASDSIVLPKVVKQTEAFYLSAGVPRQQIQYIDTINAGHAMITANRQDLACAANAPPNLNNCGFVQSQDILRQMYGNLNAPVAKPGGDLADFDQTEFAKNGYTGMSRVGHVYIPAACRTESCRVHVVFHGCTQEDSRINDRFYRTTGYNELADSNRIIVLYPQIRTDPVRNPLGCWDFWGYTSKDPAHPDFYKKSAPQMAAIDAMVKRLTSPRR; encoded by the coding sequence ATGCGATCGATATCCGCTTGGTTTCGAGGGCTCGCCGCAATCCTGCTGGCGGCCTTGACCGCAGGCGCTGTCTGCGCCGCCGACGCACCACCGTTGCCGGCACTCGCCGCCGACCCCGCGCAAACGACGGTATCGGGCCTCTCGTCGGGCGCCTTCATGTCCGCGCAGTTCAGCGTCGCGTATTCCGCGAGCGTCGCGGGTGCGGGCATCGTCGCCGGCGGGCCGTTCTATTGCGCAGGGCTCGGCCGGTTGAACGGCCCTGAACGCTTCCTGAGCACGGCGGTCACGCTGTGCATGACGCCGGCGGGTCCCGGCCCGTCCGGCGCCGAGGCCTTCAAGGCAGCGCAGCGATTCGCCGCTGAAGGCGCGATCGACCCGGTGCAAAACATCAAGCGGCAGCGGCTCTACATTTTCACGGGCGCGTCGGACAGCATCGTGTTGCCGAAGGTCGTGAAGCAGACCGAAGCGTTCTACCTGAGCGCGGGCGTGCCAAGACAGCAGATCCAGTACATCGACACGATCAACGCGGGCCACGCGATGATCACCGCGAACCGCCAGGATCTTGCGTGTGCGGCCAATGCGCCGCCCAATCTGAACAACTGCGGCTTCGTGCAATCGCAAGACATCCTGCGCCAGATGTACGGCAATCTGAACGCGCCGGTTGCAAAGCCCGGCGGTGACCTGGCGGACTTCGATCAGACCGAGTTCGCGAAAAACGGCTACACGGGTATGTCAAGGGTCGGGCACGTCTACATTCCGGCGGCGTGCCGCACCGAAAGCTGTCGCGTGCATGTCGTGTTCCACGGCTGCACGCAGGAAGACAGCCGTATCAACGACCGTTTCTACAGGACGACCGGTTACAACGAACTCGCGGACAGCAACCGCATCATCGTGTTGTATCCGCAGATCCGTACCGACCCGGTGCGCAATCCGTTGGGCTGCTGGGACTTCTGGGGCTACACGAGCAAAGACCCGGCTCATCCCGATTTCTATAAGAAGAGTGCGCCGCAGATGGCGGCTATCGATGCGATGGTGAAGCGCCTCACAAGTCCGCGCCGATAA
- a CDS encoding RNA polymerase sigma factor: MAITTDRGDRARSPAANQFDDTWREMHSKLRRRARLLCKGDPYKADDLLSDTALKVHLYMLRSPERVKNLAGFFFLVLNHAFLDHTRRCGREDRVIEHGGEWEDDFTAAVPDHAPPAEQQLALKQQLIRMERAVATLTPQQRALFALRFEEDLPYPQIAAVLGISETLARKRVELLRKKLRKKLD, encoded by the coding sequence ATGGCCATCACGACTGACCGGGGGGATCGAGCGAGGTCCCCCGCCGCGAACCAGTTCGACGACACCTGGAGGGAAATGCACAGCAAGTTGAGGCGCCGTGCGCGCCTGCTGTGCAAGGGCGACCCCTACAAGGCCGACGACCTGTTGTCCGACACGGCGCTCAAGGTTCATCTCTACATGCTGCGCTCGCCCGAGCGCGTGAAGAATCTCGCGGGGTTTTTCTTCCTCGTGCTGAACCACGCGTTTCTCGATCACACGCGTCGCTGCGGACGCGAGGACCGCGTGATCGAACACGGTGGCGAATGGGAAGACGACTTCACCGCCGCCGTGCCCGATCATGCGCCGCCCGCGGAGCAGCAACTCGCGCTCAAGCAGCAACTCATCCGTATGGAGCGGGCGGTTGCCACGCTCACGCCGCAACAACGCGCGCTCTTTGCGCTGCGGTTCGAGGAAGACCTGCCTTATCCGCAAATCGCCGCCGTGCTCGGCATCAGCGAAACGCTCGCGCGCAAGCGCGTCGAACTGCTGCGCAAGAAGTTGCGCAAGAAGCTCGACTGA
- the sdhA gene encoding succinate dehydrogenase flavoprotein subunit gives MAAIKNSLPRRRFDVVIVGAGGSGMRASLQLARAGLSVCVLSKVFPTRSHTVAAQGGIGASLGNMSEDNWHYHFYDTIKGSDWLGDQDAIEFMCREAPNAVYELEHFGMPFDRNADGTIYQRPFGGHTANYGEKPVQRACAAADRTGHALLHTLYQQNVAAKTQFFVEWMALDLIRDADGDVLGVTALEMETGDVYILEGKTTLFATGGAGRIFAASTNAFINTGDGLGMAARSGIALQDMEFWQFHPTGVAGAGVLITEGVRGEGGILRNANGERFMERYAPTLKDLAPRDFVSRSMDQEIKEGRGVGPNKDHVLLDLSHIGAETIMKRLPSIREIALKFANVDCIKEPIPVVPTIHYQMGGIPTNMHGQVVGTSRDHEEPVNGFYAVGECSCVSVHGANRLGTNSLLDLVVFGRAAGNHIIKHAGEMKEHKPLPADAADRALERLAKLDGSSSGEYTQAIANDIRSTMQAHAGVFRTSKLLAEGVAKIDELKERVAHVHMKDKSKVFNTARVEALELANLIEAARATMVSADARKESRGAHAQSDFEHRDDENWLRHTLWFSEGDRLDYKPVHMKPLTVESVPPKARTF, from the coding sequence ATGGCTGCAATCAAAAATTCTCTGCCGCGTCGCCGTTTCGACGTGGTGATCGTCGGCGCGGGCGGCTCGGGAATGCGCGCGTCGCTGCAACTGGCGCGCGCGGGTCTGTCGGTATGCGTGCTGTCGAAGGTGTTCCCCACGCGTTCGCACACGGTCGCCGCGCAAGGCGGCATCGGCGCGTCGCTCGGCAACATGAGCGAAGACAACTGGCACTATCACTTCTACGACACAATCAAGGGTTCCGACTGGCTCGGCGACCAGGACGCGATCGAGTTCATGTGCCGCGAAGCGCCGAACGCCGTATACGAACTCGAGCACTTCGGCATGCCGTTCGACCGTAATGCGGACGGCACGATCTATCAGCGCCCGTTCGGCGGCCACACCGCGAACTACGGTGAAAAGCCGGTGCAGCGCGCGTGCGCGGCGGCTGACCGTACCGGTCACGCGCTGCTGCATACGCTGTACCAGCAGAACGTCGCGGCGAAGACGCAGTTCTTCGTCGAGTGGATGGCGCTCGATCTGATCCGCGATGCGGACGGCGATGTGCTCGGCGTGACCGCGCTCGAGATGGAAACGGGCGATGTCTACATCCTCGAAGGCAAGACCACGCTGTTCGCCACGGGCGGCGCGGGGCGCATCTTCGCGGCGTCGACGAACGCGTTCATCAACACCGGCGACGGCCTCGGCATGGCTGCGCGCTCGGGCATCGCGCTGCAGGACATGGAGTTCTGGCAGTTCCACCCCACCGGCGTGGCCGGCGCGGGCGTGCTGATCACCGAAGGCGTGCGCGGCGAAGGCGGCATTTTGCGCAACGCGAACGGCGAGCGCTTCATGGAGCGCTACGCGCCGACGCTGAAAGACCTCGCGCCGCGCGACTTCGTTTCGCGTTCGATGGACCAGGAAATCAAGGAAGGCCGTGGCGTCGGTCCGAACAAGGACCACGTGCTGCTCGACCTGTCGCACATCGGCGCCGAGACGATCATGAAGCGTCTGCCGTCGATCCGCGAAATCGCACTGAAATTCGCGAACGTCGACTGCATCAAGGAGCCGATTCCGGTCGTGCCGACCATTCACTATCAGATGGGCGGTATTCCGACGAACATGCACGGCCAGGTGGTCGGCACGTCGCGCGATCATGAAGAGCCGGTCAACGGCTTCTACGCGGTCGGCGAATGCTCGTGCGTATCGGTGCACGGCGCGAACCGTCTTGGCACGAATTCGCTGCTCGACCTCGTGGTATTCGGCCGCGCGGCCGGCAACCACATCATCAAGCACGCGGGCGAGATGAAAGAGCACAAGCCGCTGCCTGCCGACGCGGCGGATCGTGCGCTCGAGCGCCTCGCGAAGCTCGACGGTTCGTCGTCGGGCGAGTACACGCAAGCGATCGCGAACGACATCCGCTCGACGATGCAAGCGCACGCGGGCGTGTTCCGCACGTCGAAGCTGCTCGCCGAGGGCGTCGCAAAGATCGACGAGCTGAAGGAGCGCGTCGCCCACGTGCACATGAAGGACAAGTCGAAGGTGTTCAACACCGCGCGCGTCGAAGCGCTCGAACTGGCGAACCTGATCGAAGCGGCGCGCGCGACGATGGTGTCGGCCGACGCACGCAAGGAAAGCCGCGGCGCGCACGCACAGAGCGACTTTGAACATCGCGACGACGAAAACTGGCTGCGCCATACGCTGTGGTTCAGCGAAGGCGATCGCCTCGACTACAAGCCGGTGCATATGAAGCCGCTGACAGTCGAATCGGTGCCGCCTAAGGCACGTACTTTCTAG
- a CDS encoding RebB family R body protein, translating into MAYNTYVNSQITDAVTQANVNVLAQSPAVALSSLFQTMAHSSGVLFENAVSAQQQQNTLSQAAANMGVMQIYSVDTMADAASTEKVSQAGVSDNLTSMLTTLQAFRNP; encoded by the coding sequence ATGGCCTACAACACCTATGTCAATAGCCAGATCACCGACGCCGTCACGCAAGCCAACGTCAATGTGCTGGCGCAATCGCCGGCCGTGGCGCTCAGTTCGCTGTTTCAGACGATGGCGCATTCGTCGGGTGTTCTGTTCGAAAACGCAGTGTCGGCTCAACAGCAGCAGAACACGCTGTCGCAAGCCGCTGCGAATATGGGCGTCATGCAGATCTACAGCGTGGATACGATGGCCGATGCCGCGAGCACCGAGAAGGTCAGCCAGGCGGGAGTATCCGACAACCTGACCAGCATGCTCACGACGCTGCAAGCGTTCCGCAACCCCTGA
- a CDS encoding succinate dehydrogenase iron-sulfur subunit, producing MAKRTFEIYRYDPDTDAAPRMQSYELEIEHERMLLDALVKLKALDETLSFRRSCREGVCGSDAMNINGKNGLACLTNLNELPQKIVLRPLPGLPVVRDLIVDMTQFFNQYHSIKPYLINETPPPEKERLQSPEERDELDGLYECILCASCSTSCPSFWWNPDKFVGPAGLLQAYRFIADSRDEATGERLDNLEDPYRLFRCHTIMNCVDVCPKGLNPTKAIGKIKELMVRRTV from the coding sequence ATGGCCAAGCGTACTTTCGAAATCTACCGCTACGATCCGGACACGGATGCCGCGCCGCGCATGCAGAGCTACGAGCTCGAAATCGAGCACGAGCGCATGTTGCTCGACGCACTCGTCAAGCTTAAAGCCCTCGATGAAACGCTGTCGTTCCGCCGTTCGTGCCGCGAAGGCGTGTGCGGTTCGGACGCGATGAACATCAACGGCAAGAACGGCCTCGCGTGCCTGACGAACCTGAACGAACTGCCGCAGAAGATCGTGCTGCGCCCGCTGCCGGGCCTGCCGGTCGTGCGCGACCTGATCGTCGACATGACGCAGTTCTTCAACCAGTACCATTCGATCAAGCCTTACCTGATCAACGAAACGCCGCCGCCCGAGAAAGAGCGCCTGCAGTCGCCTGAAGAGCGTGACGAGCTCGACGGCCTCTACGAGTGCATTCTGTGCGCGAGCTGCTCGACGTCGTGCCCGAGCTTCTGGTGGAATCCCGATAAGTTCGTCGGTCCGGCGGGCCTGCTGCAAGCCTATCGCTTCATCGCGGACAGCCGCGACGAGGCAACCGGCGAACGTCTCGACAATCTGGAAGATCCGTACCGTCTGTTCCGCTGCCATACGATCATGAATTGCGTCGACGTGTGCCCGAAGGGGCTCAATCCGACGAAGGCGATCGGCAAGATCAAGGAATTGATGGTGCGTCGCACTGTCTGA
- the leuC gene encoding 3-isopropylmalate dehydratase large subunit, with product MAQTLYDKLWNTHVVHTEDDGTTLLYIDRHLLHEVTSPQAFEGLKLNQRPVWRISANLAVSDHNVPTTDRSHGIADPVSKLQVDTLDANCDSFGITQFKMNDMRQGIVHIIGPEQGATLPGMTIVCGDSHTSTHGAFGALAHGIGTSEVEHVLATQTLLQKKSKNMLVKVEGTLPRGCTAKDVVLAIIGRIGTAGGTGYAIEFGGSTIRALSMEGRMTVCNMAIEAGARAGMVAVDDTTVEYLKGRPFSPTGAEWDQAVTYWKQFKSDPDAHFDRVVELNAAEIVPQVTWGTSPEMVTSVDGRVPDPEREKDPVKRDAIERALKYMALEPNLPIESIKPDKIFIGSCTNARIEDLRAAAWVVKKLGRRVAPNIRLAMVVAGSGLVKAQAEREGLDKVFTDAGFEWREPGCSMCLAMNSDRLEPGERCASTSNRNFEGRQGAGGRTHLVSPAMAAAAAIEGHFVDIRKLG from the coding sequence ATGGCACAGACTCTCTACGACAAATTGTGGAACACGCATGTGGTCCACACCGAAGACGACGGCACGACGCTTCTTTATATCGACCGTCACCTGCTGCATGAAGTCACGAGCCCGCAGGCGTTCGAAGGCCTGAAGCTGAACCAGCGCCCCGTGTGGCGCATCAGCGCGAACCTCGCCGTGTCCGACCACAACGTGCCCACCACCGACCGCAGTCACGGCATCGCCGATCCCGTTTCGAAGCTGCAGGTCGATACGCTCGATGCGAACTGCGATTCGTTTGGTATCACGCAGTTCAAGATGAACGACATGCGGCAGGGCATCGTGCACATCATCGGACCCGAGCAGGGCGCGACGCTGCCGGGCATGACGATCGTCTGCGGCGATTCGCATACGTCGACGCACGGCGCGTTCGGCGCGCTCGCGCATGGCATCGGCACGTCGGAAGTCGAACACGTGCTGGCTACGCAGACGCTGCTGCAAAAGAAGAGCAAGAACATGCTCGTGAAGGTCGAAGGCACGTTGCCGCGCGGCTGTACCGCGAAAGACGTCGTGCTCGCGATCATCGGCAGGATCGGCACCGCGGGCGGCACCGGCTACGCAATCGAATTCGGCGGCTCGACGATTCGCGCGCTTTCGATGGAAGGGCGCATGACGGTGTGCAACATGGCGATCGAAGCAGGTGCGCGCGCGGGCATGGTCGCCGTCGACGATACCACCGTCGAGTATCTGAAAGGCCGTCCATTCTCGCCGACCGGCGCGGAATGGGATCAGGCCGTCACGTACTGGAAGCAGTTCAAATCCGATCCCGATGCGCACTTCGATCGCGTGGTCGAACTGAATGCCGCGGAAATCGTGCCGCAGGTCACGTGGGGCACGTCGCCGGAAATGGTCACGTCGGTCGACGGTCGCGTGCCCGATCCCGAGCGCGAGAAGGATCCGGTCAAACGCGACGCCATCGAGCGCGCGCTGAAGTACATGGCGCTCGAGCCCAACCTGCCGATCGAATCGATCAAGCCGGACAAGATCTTTATCGGCTCGTGCACGAATGCGCGCATCGAAGACCTGCGCGCGGCCGCGTGGGTGGTGAAGAAGCTCGGCCGCCGCGTTGCGCCGAACATCCGCCTCGCGATGGTCGTGGCGGGCTCGGGTCTCGTGAAGGCGCAGGCGGAGCGCGAAGGGCTCGACAAGGTATTCACCGATGCGGGCTTCGAATGGCGCGAGCCGGGCTGCTCGATGTGTCTCGCGATGAACTCGGACCGTCTGGAGCCGGGCGAGCGTTGCGCATCGACGTCGAACCGCAACTTCGAAGGACGTCAGGGCGCGGGCGGACGCACGCACCTCGTGAGCCCGGCGATGGCGGCTGC
- a CDS encoding lysozyme codes for MKTNQAGFNLIRQFEGLRLIAYTDVVGVLTIGYGHTGPDVKPGLVITQAQADQLLGDDLSRFESGVDRLVTAPVNGNQYSALVSFSYNLGLGSLQNSTLLRLLNEGDYNGAAQQFPRWDMAGGQHLPGLLKRRQAEQSLFETPAYS; via the coding sequence ATGAAAACGAATCAGGCCGGCTTCAATCTGATCAGGCAATTCGAAGGCTTGCGCCTTATCGCTTACACCGACGTAGTGGGCGTACTGACCATCGGGTACGGCCATACGGGCCCGGATGTGAAGCCGGGGCTTGTCATTACACAGGCCCAGGCTGACCAGTTGCTTGGCGACGATCTGAGCCGCTTCGAAAGCGGTGTCGACAGGCTCGTGACGGCGCCGGTCAACGGCAATCAATACTCGGCGCTCGTCAGTTTCAGCTATAACCTGGGCCTCGGCAGCCTGCAAAACTCGACGCTGCTTCGGCTCCTCAACGAAGGCGACTACAACGGCGCCGCTCAGCAGTTTCCGCGCTGGGACATGGCCGGCGGACAGCATCTGCCTGGCCTGCTCAAACGCAGGCAGGCGGAGCAGTCGCTCTTCGAGACGCCGGCGTACAGCTGA
- the sdhD gene encoding succinate dehydrogenase, hydrophobic membrane anchor protein, which produces MSSNNRIGSKRLVVGAHYGLRDWLAQRITATIMAIYTVILLVWFFAAHAFSYDGWASIFATQWMKLATFVTLLSLFYHAWVGIRDIWMDYIKPVGTRLVLQALTIVWLLACAGYAAQILWRV; this is translated from the coding sequence ATGTCCTCCAATAACCGAATCGGTTCGAAGCGCCTTGTCGTCGGCGCGCACTACGGTCTGCGCGACTGGCTCGCGCAACGCATCACCGCCACGATCATGGCGATCTACACGGTGATCCTGCTCGTCTGGTTCTTCGCCGCTCACGCATTCTCGTACGACGGCTGGGCCTCGATCTTCGCTACTCAATGGATGAAGCTCGCGACGTTCGTCACGCTGCTGTCATTGTTCTATCACGCATGGGTCGGCATTCGCGACATCTGGATGGACTACATCAAGCCCGTCGGCACGCGGCTCGTCCTTCAGGCGCTGACGATCGTCTGGCTGCTCGCGTGTGCGGGCTACGCCGCGCAGATTCTCTGGAGAGTGTAA
- a CDS encoding RebB family R body protein → MADNTAVNGQITDAVTQTNVKVVAEAPAQAIASLYQFASHSAGLSLQNAVHSQQALNQISSAVISKAVTMIMSVGEK, encoded by the coding sequence ATGGCGGACAACACTGCTGTCAACGGCCAGATCACCGATGCCGTCACCCAGACCAACGTCAAAGTCGTCGCGGAGGCGCCGGCGCAGGCGATCGCGTCGCTGTACCAGTTCGCCAGCCACTCGGCCGGACTCTCGCTGCAAAACGCCGTGCATAGCCAGCAGGCGTTGAACCAGATTTCGAGTGCCGTGATTTCGAAGGCCGTGACGATGATCATGTCCGTCGGCGAGAAGTGA